A genomic segment from uncultured Alistipes sp. encodes:
- a CDS encoding NAD+ synthase, giving the protein MKIAIAQLNYTIGDIDGNTSKIIDSINKAKARHADLVIFAEQAVSGTPAFDLFRKTTFLELCEDALVEIASCCDGIAAIVGLPILTAQGTISAAALIQDRKVLRYVGKKYITARREMGFLSPSKGYEYATIKGHKCAIIVGDDLSREHDFDKSVETIISINARRYGKGTMIYRYEMMRNLAFVEGKNLVMVNQVGGSTEIVYDGTSGALNKRGEPVLMMKNFEEDFQIFDTRAEYEPILIPSTYNDRTRLVYEAARCGLRDFFHKNNYEKAAVGLSGGIDSSVVACIAADALGPENVRALLMPSPFSSDESVEDAKELARNLGIEYNVIPISEIYNSVVDTLKPVIGGTEFDATEENIQSRIRTVLLMALQNKTGHVLLNSSNKSENALGFCTLYGDTAGAFSPTGDLYKSEIYDVARYINRTRGNVIPESILTKEPSSELRPGQKDSDILPPYEVVDAILFRMIEEGQHREEIINAGFDSEVVEKIHSMIMRNEKKRFQFPPVLRLSSCSFGHERLMPLTNKYGD; this is encoded by the coding sequence ATGAAAATAGCCATAGCCCAGCTAAATTACACGATCGGTGATATCGACGGCAATACCTCCAAAATCATCGATTCCATCAACAAGGCAAAGGCCCGGCACGCCGATCTGGTGATTTTCGCCGAGCAGGCCGTCAGCGGAACTCCGGCTTTCGACCTCTTTCGCAAAACCACGTTCCTCGAACTCTGTGAAGATGCGCTCGTTGAAATAGCTTCCTGCTGCGACGGTATCGCCGCCATCGTCGGTCTCCCGATCCTTACTGCACAGGGTACGATCAGTGCCGCAGCACTCATCCAGGACCGCAAGGTCCTCCGCTATGTCGGCAAAAAATACATTACGGCCCGCCGCGAAATGGGCTTCCTCTCCCCCTCCAAAGGGTATGAATACGCCACGATCAAGGGCCACAAGTGCGCGATCATCGTCGGCGACGACCTCAGCCGCGAGCACGATTTCGACAAGTCCGTCGAAACCATCATCTCCATCAATGCCCGACGATACGGGAAGGGCACCATGATCTACCGCTATGAAATGATGCGCAACCTGGCCTTCGTCGAGGGCAAGAACCTCGTTATGGTCAACCAGGTCGGCGGATCCACGGAGATCGTCTACGACGGCACCTCCGGGGCCCTGAACAAACGCGGTGAACCCGTTCTGATGATGAAGAACTTCGAGGAGGATTTCCAGATCTTCGATACCCGGGCCGAGTACGAGCCGATCCTGATCCCTTCGACCTACAACGACCGTACGAGACTCGTCTACGAGGCTGCCCGTTGCGGACTGCGCGACTTCTTCCACAAAAACAATTATGAAAAGGCCGCTGTCGGACTCTCGGGCGGTATCGACTCCTCCGTCGTGGCCTGCATCGCTGCCGACGCCCTCGGCCCCGAAAATGTCCGCGCACTGCTCATGCCTTCGCCGTTCTCCTCCGACGAATCCGTCGAGGATGCCAAGGAGCTGGCCCGCAACCTCGGAATCGAATACAACGTCATCCCCATCTCGGAGATCTACAACAGCGTGGTCGATACCCTGAAGCCCGTTATCGGCGGGACGGAGTTCGATGCCACGGAGGAGAATATCCAGTCCCGCATTCGCACGGTCCTGCTCATGGCCCTGCAGAACAAGACCGGCCATGTGCTGCTCAACTCCTCGAACAAAAGCGAAAACGCCCTGGGTTTCTGCACCCTCTACGGCGATACGGCCGGTGCCTTCAGCCCCACGGGCGACCTCTACAAAAGCGAAATCTACGACGTTGCCCGCTATATCAACCGCACGCGCGGCAATGTCATCCCCGAGAGCATCCTGACCAAGGAACCTTCCTCGGAACTCCGTCCCGGACAGAAGGACAGCGATATTCTCCCGCCCTACGAGGTTGTCGATGCCATCCTTTTCCGCATGATCGAGGAGGGGCAGCATCGCGAGGAGATCATCAATGCCGGATTCGACTCCGAAGTCGTCGAGAAGATACACTCCATGATCATGCGCAACGAGAAGAAACGTTTCCAGTTTCCGCCCGTCCTGCGCCTCTCGTCGTGCTCGTTCGGTCACGAACGGCTGATGCCGCTTACGAACAAATACGGAGACTGA
- a CDS encoding methyltransferase RsmF C-terminal domain-like protein, translating to MMLPEAFTARVLRDLGAEEGAALCAALESEAPTSVRLNPAKIPGGPAGEFPCGELPNLQPERRVSWCREGWYLTERPSFTFDPDFHAGAYYVQEASSQFVEHLLEGALPPGARLLDLCAAPGGKTTLYASLVGPEGLVVANEIDRRRASVLADNVRKWGTGNVAVTCCEAGALGDFEAWFDVVAVDAPCSGEGMFRKDTAARGEWSEANVRLCAARQDGILREAWRALKPGGTLVYSTCTFNRDEDEGSLERLLAWAEAEVEETAPVDVEASWGVVCGRVGAFRTFRFYPHRACGEGFFAAVARKSADAGGRMRTPKPRRALFAPVDRKTAAELSRWLREPQRMHFAAVGETYYAWYETQSEAVRTLSEVLPVICSGVAMGQLFKGVLKPDPALAFCPELNRAAVPMAELDEAEALRYLRRQEIAAAGLAEGMNLVGVRGRGLGFAKRIGGRVNNLYPHSLRIMKQ from the coding sequence ATGATGCTGCCCGAAGCGTTTACGGCCCGAGTTCTGCGCGACCTCGGGGCGGAGGAGGGTGCGGCCCTTTGCGCGGCGCTGGAGTCGGAAGCCCCCACGTCGGTGCGGCTGAACCCGGCGAAGATCCCGGGCGGACCGGCCGGTGAGTTCCCGTGCGGGGAACTCCCCAATCTGCAGCCCGAACGCCGGGTTTCGTGGTGCCGGGAGGGCTGGTATCTGACCGAACGCCCCTCGTTTACGTTCGACCCCGACTTCCATGCCGGAGCCTACTACGTGCAGGAGGCTTCGTCGCAGTTTGTGGAACACCTGCTGGAGGGGGCGCTTCCTCCGGGCGCCCGGCTGCTGGACCTCTGTGCGGCCCCGGGCGGCAAGACGACCCTCTACGCCTCGCTGGTGGGTCCGGAGGGGCTGGTCGTGGCGAACGAAATCGACCGCCGCCGGGCCTCGGTGCTGGCCGACAACGTGCGCAAGTGGGGTACGGGCAACGTCGCCGTGACGTGCTGCGAAGCCGGGGCGCTGGGCGATTTCGAGGCGTGGTTCGACGTCGTGGCGGTGGATGCCCCCTGCTCGGGCGAAGGGATGTTCCGCAAGGATACCGCGGCCCGCGGCGAGTGGAGCGAAGCGAACGTGCGGCTCTGTGCGGCGCGTCAGGACGGGATCCTGCGCGAAGCGTGGCGGGCCCTGAAGCCGGGCGGCACGCTCGTGTACAGCACCTGCACCTTCAACCGCGACGAGGACGAAGGGTCGCTGGAACGCCTGCTGGCCTGGGCCGAAGCGGAGGTGGAGGAGACGGCTCCTGTCGACGTGGAGGCGTCGTGGGGTGTGGTCTGCGGACGCGTCGGGGCCTTCCGGACCTTCCGCTTCTATCCCCACCGGGCATGCGGCGAGGGGTTCTTCGCCGCCGTGGCGCGCAAGTCGGCGGATGCCGGCGGCCGGATGCGGACGCCGAAACCGCGCCGGGCACTCTTTGCCCCCGTGGACCGGAAAACCGCGGCGGAGCTCTCCCGCTGGCTCCGCGAACCGCAGCGGATGCACTTTGCGGCGGTGGGGGAGACGTATTACGCCTGGTATGAGACGCAGTCCGAAGCGGTGCGGACGCTCTCCGAGGTGCTGCCGGTGATCTGTTCGGGGGTGGCGATGGGCCAGCTTTTCAAGGGGGTGCTGAAACCCGATCCGGCGCTGGCCTTCTGCCCGGAGCTGAACCGTGCTGCCGTGCCGATGGCCGAGCTGGACGAAGCGGAGGCGCTGCGTTACCTGCGGCGTCAGGAGATCGCCGCCGCGGGGCTGGCCGAAGGGATGAACCTCGTCGGGGTGCGGGGCCGGGGGCTGGGTTTTGCCAAACGGATCGGGGGCAGGGTGAACAACCTCTATCCCCACTCATTGCGAATCATGAAACAATAG
- a CDS encoding MerR family transcriptional regulator, translating into MAEKIFYTMGEVAEMFDVNTSLIRHWESQFSILRPKRNKKGNRLFSPQDVEHLKMIYHLVKECGMTLEGAKKALRKGNAVTAVGRDTELMERLQRIRSLLAEVREELKAGAGELVEGGEALSGGEASERPAAEPSAETPARRRRARAVVKIDETPDAGTAPKPGSAAPERPEAVPGQPTRQNGRKPRRKKEEVENKELFAFYEQSLF; encoded by the coding sequence ATGGCCGAGAAGATTTTTTATACGATGGGCGAAGTGGCCGAGATGTTCGATGTCAACACCTCGCTGATCCGCCATTGGGAGTCTCAATTCTCGATCCTGCGCCCGAAGCGCAACAAGAAGGGCAACCGGCTCTTCTCGCCGCAGGATGTCGAGCACCTGAAAATGATCTACCATCTGGTCAAGGAGTGCGGCATGACGCTCGAAGGGGCGAAGAAGGCCTTGCGGAAAGGCAATGCCGTCACGGCGGTCGGCCGTGATACGGAACTGATGGAACGCCTGCAGCGGATCCGGTCGCTGCTGGCCGAGGTCCGCGAGGAGCTGAAGGCCGGGGCGGGGGAACTTGTCGAAGGGGGCGAAGCGCTCTCCGGCGGTGAAGCGTCGGAGCGCCCGGCAGCGGAACCGTCGGCCGAAACGCCGGCCCGCCGACGTCGGGCCCGGGCCGTGGTGAAGATCGACGAGACGCCGGATGCGGGAACCGCTCCGAAACCGGGCTCGGCCGCTCCCGAGCGCCCGGAGGCGGTGCCCGGACAACCGACGCGCCAGAACGGCCGCAAACCCCGTCGCAAGAAGGAGGAGGTCGAAAACAAGGAGCTCTTTGCCTTCTACGAACAGTCGCTTTTCTGA
- the rsxC gene encoding electron transport complex subunit RsxC, translated as MKTFPMGGVHPSENKLSSAKPIEVLPLPEVVNIPLAQHIGAPAVAKVAKGDKVLTGQLIAEAGSFMSANIHAPISGTVTAVDMVANGQGLRQMMITIKREGDEWAEGIDRSETLVKECSLSAQEIIAKIKEAGIVGMGGATFPTHVKLSIPAGKKAECVIINGVECEPYLTSDHRMMLEHGEEMLVGVTILMKAVGVDKAYIGIENNKPDAIAHLSKIAAQYKGIEVVPLKVRYPQGGEKQLIAAVTGRQVPPPPALPIDVGAVVCNASTTFAVYQAVQKGLPLIQRVVTITGKNLKEPKNLLTRMGTPVSALIAAAGGLPENAGKVINGGPMMGRAMVNLDSPVTKGCSGITVMSEKDARRREASQCIKCAKCVAACPMGLEPYFLSKMTQKKNWDELEARMITSCIECGCCQSTCPAYLPLLDWVRLGKQTVMGRIRARAAAAAPKK; from the coding sequence ATGAAGACATTTCCAATGGGCGGAGTCCATCCGTCGGAAAACAAACTGAGCAGCGCCAAACCCATCGAGGTGCTTCCGTTGCCCGAGGTGGTCAATATCCCCCTTGCACAGCATATCGGTGCCCCGGCCGTGGCCAAGGTCGCCAAGGGCGACAAGGTCCTCACGGGCCAGCTCATCGCCGAGGCCGGCAGCTTCATGTCGGCGAACATCCACGCCCCGATTTCGGGTACCGTCACGGCCGTCGACATGGTCGCCAACGGTCAGGGCCTGCGCCAGATGATGATCACCATCAAGCGCGAAGGCGACGAGTGGGCCGAAGGGATCGACCGCTCGGAGACGCTCGTCAAGGAGTGCAGCCTGTCGGCGCAGGAGATCATCGCCAAAATCAAGGAGGCCGGTATCGTCGGTATGGGCGGCGCCACGTTCCCCACGCATGTCAAACTCTCGATCCCCGCCGGGAAGAAGGCCGAATGCGTCATCATCAACGGCGTGGAGTGCGAGCCCTATCTGACCTCCGACCACCGCATGATGTTGGAGCACGGTGAGGAGATGCTCGTCGGCGTCACGATCCTGATGAAGGCCGTCGGCGTCGATAAGGCTTACATCGGCATCGAGAACAACAAGCCCGATGCCATCGCCCATCTCTCGAAGATCGCCGCCCAATACAAGGGCATCGAGGTCGTGCCCCTGAAGGTCCGCTACCCGCAGGGCGGCGAAAAGCAGTTGATCGCGGCCGTCACGGGCCGTCAGGTCCCGCCTCCGCCCGCTCTGCCGATCGATGTCGGCGCCGTGGTCTGCAACGCCTCGACCACCTTCGCCGTCTACCAGGCCGTGCAGAAGGGGTTGCCGCTCATCCAGCGCGTCGTCACCATCACCGGCAAGAACCTCAAGGAGCCCAAAAATCTCCTTACACGCATGGGTACCCCCGTCTCGGCCCTGATCGCCGCCGCCGGAGGCCTGCCCGAAAATGCCGGCAAGGTCATCAACGGAGGCCCGATGATGGGCCGCGCGATGGTCAACCTCGACTCGCCCGTTACGAAGGGCTGCTCGGGAATCACCGTCATGTCGGAGAAGGATGCCCGCCGCCGGGAGGCTTCCCAGTGCATCAAGTGCGCCAAGTGCGTTGCCGCCTGCCCCATGGGTCTGGAGCCCTACTTCCTCTCGAAGATGACCCAGAAGAAGAACTGGGACGAACTCGAAGCCCGCATGATCACCTCCTGCATCGAGTGCGGCTGCTGCCAGTCCACCTGCCCGGCCTACCTGCCCCTGCTCGACTGGGTGCGCCTCGGTAAACAGACCGTCATGGGCCGCATCCGAGCCCGTGCCGCTGCGGCCGCTCCCAAAAAATAA
- a CDS encoding electron transport complex subunit E codes for MNKLKIAISGIIKNNPTFVLVLGMCPTLGTTTSAENGMGMGLATAAVLVMSNLVISLIKNLIPDKVRIPAFIVVIASFVTIIQMLMQAFVPPLYASLGVFIPLIVVNCIILGRAEAFASKNSPVDSMLDGVGIGLGFTLSLTVIGAVREILGSGAIFGVSLGLADYTPLIFVLAPGAFLVLGYLMVLFNKLAKK; via the coding sequence ATGAATAAACTGAAAATCGCAATCAGCGGCATCATCAAGAACAACCCGACGTTCGTGCTGGTGCTCGGTATGTGCCCCACGCTGGGTACGACCACTTCGGCCGAGAACGGTATGGGCATGGGCCTCGCTACGGCCGCCGTACTCGTCATGTCGAACCTTGTGATCTCGCTCATCAAGAATCTGATCCCCGACAAGGTCCGTATTCCGGCCTTCATCGTCGTGATCGCTTCGTTCGTGACCATCATCCAGATGTTGATGCAGGCCTTCGTGCCGCCTCTCTATGCCTCGCTCGGCGTATTCATCCCGCTGATCGTCGTCAACTGCATCATCCTCGGGCGTGCCGAGGCCTTCGCCTCGAAAAACTCCCCCGTCGACTCGATGCTCGACGGTGTGGGCATCGGTCTCGGGTTCACCCTGTCGCTGACGGTCATCGGTGCCGTGCGCGAGATCCTCGGCAGCGGCGCCATCTTCGGTGTCAGCCTCGGACTTGCCGACTACACCCCGCTGATCTTCGTCCTCGCACCCGGAGCCTTCCTCGTGTTGGGATACTTGATGGTCCTGTTTAACAAATTAGCCAAGAAGTAG
- a CDS encoding Nif3-like dinuclear metal center hexameric protein, with the protein MLIREITDVIERFAPLGWQESYDNAGLVVGRHDDDVHRALLAVDVTEEVLDEAEAEGCDLVITHHPLVFHALKRFNSADPVQRCVERAIRSRIALYACHTNLDSAPGGMSWRLAEMLGIGNLRLLQPSPVAEGVGFGVVGELPEAVDPLEFLRFIRKRLEVGAIRYSDIARSEVRRVALCTGAGASLIPDALRAGAELYITADLKYNDFMTPDKGLIVADIGHFESEYCAIQLLFDVLSKNLRTFAVRKSERSRNPVNYLL; encoded by the coding sequence ATGTTGATCAGAGAAATAACCGACGTTATCGAACGTTTTGCTCCGCTTGGGTGGCAGGAATCCTATGACAATGCGGGACTTGTCGTCGGGCGTCACGACGACGATGTGCACCGGGCCCTCTTGGCCGTGGATGTCACCGAGGAGGTGCTCGACGAGGCCGAAGCCGAGGGTTGCGACCTGGTGATCACCCATCACCCGCTGGTTTTCCACGCCCTGAAGCGTTTCAATTCGGCGGATCCCGTACAGCGCTGCGTCGAGCGCGCCATCCGCAGCCGCATCGCCCTCTACGCCTGCCACACCAACCTCGACAGCGCCCCCGGCGGCATGAGCTGGCGCCTGGCCGAGATGCTCGGAATCGGAAACCTCCGGCTGCTGCAGCCCTCTCCCGTCGCCGAAGGAGTGGGATTCGGGGTTGTGGGGGAACTCCCCGAAGCCGTTGATCCCCTGGAGTTTTTGCGTTTTATCCGCAAACGGCTTGAGGTGGGCGCCATACGTTACAGTGACATAGCGCGTTCCGAAGTGCGGCGCGTGGCGCTCTGCACCGGGGCCGGGGCCTCGCTGATCCCCGACGCGCTCCGCGCCGGAGCCGAACTCTACATCACCGCCGACCTCAAGTACAACGACTTCATGACCCCCGACAAGGGGCTCATTGTAGCGGATATAGGCCATTTTGAAAGCGAATATTGCGCAATTCAACTTTTATTTGACGTTTTGTCGAAAAATTTACGTACCTTTGCGGTTCGCAAGAGTGAGCGCTCTCGCAATCCGGTGAATTACCTGCTCTGA
- a CDS encoding SoxR reducing system RseC family protein, with the protein MEPGIIEHEGVVERVEKGAVLVKITSRSACGACQARQACGMAEAQEKIVVVPAPDAADYRPGQAVSVGVRKKAGRIAVLLAYGGALVVLLAALVLAVAVFGASDGVGVLAALGSVALYYVALWICRRKIEHTIQFTITKI; encoded by the coding sequence GTGGAACCGGGGATAATCGAACACGAAGGCGTCGTGGAGCGCGTCGAAAAGGGCGCCGTCCTTGTGAAGATCACCTCCCGGAGCGCCTGCGGTGCCTGCCAGGCCCGTCAGGCCTGCGGTATGGCCGAGGCGCAGGAGAAGATCGTTGTCGTCCCTGCGCCCGACGCCGCGGATTACCGCCCCGGGCAGGCCGTCTCGGTCGGCGTGCGCAAAAAGGCGGGACGCATCGCCGTCCTGCTGGCCTATGGCGGGGCGCTCGTCGTCCTGTTGGCGGCCCTCGTCCTTGCCGTGGCGGTCTTCGGTGCCAGTGACGGGGTCGGCGTCCTGGCCGCTTTGGGCAGCGTGGCCCTCTACTACGTCGCCCTCTGGATCTGCCGTCGAAAAATCGAACACACAATTCAATTTACAATAACTAAAATCTGA
- a CDS encoding RnfABCDGE type electron transport complex subunit D, which translates to MANKLIVAPAPHVQTAQSTACIMRDVVIALLPALVVSAIVFGVDVLRVTAISVAACVLFEFLIQKFLVRGSLTISNWSAVVTGVLLAFNLPASIPWWIVVIGAFVAIAIAKMTFGGLGKNPFNPALVGRVFLLIAYPVQMTTWPLPVTGAFDALSGATPLAAVKQEVAGPDVLGVQDLLLGNMPGSLGEVATLALLLGFVYLLWRRVITWHIPVTILATMALFAFLVALCSGESGEMLWQLPLFHVLAGGAILGSVFMATDYSTSPMTVKGGVIFAIGIGVITMLIRLWGAYPEGMSFAILMMNACVPLINKYVKPKRFGVVK; encoded by the coding sequence ATGGCAAACAAACTTATTGTCGCTCCCGCACCGCACGTCCAGACCGCTCAGTCGACGGCCTGCATCATGCGTGACGTGGTGATCGCCCTGTTGCCTGCGCTGGTCGTCTCGGCCATCGTCTTCGGGGTCGACGTGCTCCGCGTGACGGCCATCTCGGTCGCTGCCTGCGTGCTGTTCGAATTCCTGATCCAGAAATTCCTCGTCCGCGGGTCGCTCACCATCTCCAACTGGTCGGCAGTCGTTACCGGTGTGCTGCTGGCCTTCAACCTCCCGGCTTCGATTCCCTGGTGGATCGTCGTCATCGGAGCCTTCGTCGCCATCGCCATCGCCAAGATGACCTTCGGCGGCCTCGGCAAGAACCCCTTCAACCCGGCGCTCGTCGGCCGTGTCTTCCTGCTGATCGCCTATCCCGTGCAGATGACCACCTGGCCCCTGCCCGTCACCGGCGCCTTCGACGCCCTCTCGGGCGCTACGCCCCTGGCCGCCGTCAAGCAGGAGGTCGCAGGTCCCGATGTCCTCGGCGTGCAGGATCTCCTGCTCGGCAACATGCCCGGTTCGCTGGGTGAGGTCGCCACGCTGGCCCTGCTCCTCGGCTTCGTCTACCTGCTCTGGCGCCGCGTCATCACGTGGCACATCCCCGTGACGATCCTCGCCACAATGGCTCTCTTCGCCTTCCTCGTGGCCCTCTGCTCGGGCGAGTCGGGCGAAATGCTCTGGCAGCTGCCCCTGTTCCATGTCCTCGCCGGCGGTGCCATCCTCGGCTCGGTCTTCATGGCTACCGACTACTCGACCTCGCCGATGACCGTCAAGGGCGGCGTGATCTTCGCCATCGGAATCGGCGTCATCACGATGCTCATCCGTCTGTGGGGTGCCTATCCCGAGGGTATGTCGTTCGCCATCCTGATGATGAACGCCTGCGTGCCCCTGATCAACAAGTATGTCAAACCCAAACGCTTCGGCGTCGTAAAATAG
- a CDS encoding RnfABCDGE type electron transport complex subunit B yields MEVLLYTILTLCVLGVLAAVILYFVAQKFRVEEDPRIDEVEKMLPGANCGGCGFAGCRGMADALVKRDDISELFCPVGGGDCMKVIAAYLGKAAAEKQPEVATVRCGGTCEKRPRTNEYNGAKSCAVVASLYAGETGCAFGCLGLGDCVAACAFDAIHMNPETGLPEVDPEKCTACGACVKACPKMVIELRKKWPKNRAVYVSCVSKDKGAVVMKACKTGCIGCGKCEKVCAFGAITVENNLAYIDPQKCKLCRKCVNECPTGAIKLVGMDPLPKEPKAPAAPKAAPAAPKAAPVAEKVVEKAAEKAAPKAEKEAPKAAPAAEKVVEKAAGKAAPKTAPAATKEPSHES; encoded by the coding sequence ATGGAAGTATTACTTTACACGATCCTGACACTGTGCGTGTTGGGTGTGCTCGCTGCCGTGATCCTCTACTTCGTGGCCCAGAAGTTCCGCGTCGAGGAGGACCCCCGCATCGACGAGGTGGAGAAAATGCTGCCCGGAGCAAATTGCGGCGGTTGCGGTTTCGCCGGTTGTCGAGGTATGGCCGATGCCCTGGTCAAGCGCGATGACATCTCCGAGCTCTTCTGCCCCGTGGGCGGCGGCGACTGCATGAAGGTCATTGCGGCCTACCTCGGAAAGGCCGCGGCTGAAAAACAGCCCGAAGTCGCTACGGTCCGTTGCGGCGGAACCTGCGAAAAACGCCCCCGGACCAATGAGTACAACGGCGCCAAATCGTGCGCTGTGGTCGCGTCGCTCTACGCCGGTGAGACCGGGTGCGCGTTCGGATGCCTCGGGCTGGGGGATTGCGTCGCAGCCTGCGCTTTCGACGCCATTCACATGAATCCCGAGACCGGACTCCCCGAGGTCGATCCCGAAAAGTGTACCGCCTGCGGTGCCTGCGTCAAGGCCTGCCCCAAAATGGTCATCGAACTGCGCAAAAAGTGGCCCAAGAACCGTGCGGTCTATGTTTCGTGCGTCTCGAAGGACAAGGGCGCCGTCGTCATGAAGGCCTGCAAGACCGGATGTATCGGTTGCGGCAAGTGTGAGAAGGTGTGTGCTTTCGGCGCCATCACCGTGGAGAACAACCTTGCTTACATCGACCCGCAGAAGTGCAAACTCTGCCGCAAGTGCGTGAACGAGTGTCCGACGGGTGCCATCAAACTGGTCGGCATGGATCCGCTGCCCAAGGAGCCCAAGGCTCCCGCCGCCCCGAAAGCCGCTCCCGCCGCCCCGAAGGCTGCTCCGGTTGCTGAGAAGGTCGTCGAGAAGGCTGCCGAAAAGGCCGCCCCGAAGGCTGAAAAGGAGGCCCCGAAGGCTGCTCCGGCTGCTGAGAAGGTCGTCGAGAAGGCCGCCGGAAAGGCCGCTCCGAAAACCGCTCCCGCTGCAACGAAAGAGCCCAGTCATGAATCGTAA
- a CDS encoding C4-type zinc ribbon domain-containing protein: MATQKKTADVDYSMQEKILALYELQKIDSKIDEINKVKGELPLEVQDLEDEMAGMTTRIEHVNAEIEELNTLTKQRKREVDQAKIMIGNYKEQQNNVRNNREFDAISKEIEYQELEIELAEKRLKEYAAGIKGKKLQLEEAENLSKERAADLAAKKAELDGIEAETAPQVAEYEAQRERVLAKIDERLLSAYDRIRRNVRNGLAVVTVKRDACGGCFNRIPPQRQVDIRQGKKIIVCEYCGRILVADPEAAQE; encoded by the coding sequence ATGGCAACGCAAAAGAAAACCGCCGACGTTGATTATTCGATGCAGGAGAAGATTCTGGCTCTCTACGAGTTGCAGAAGATCGACAGCAAGATCGACGAAATCAACAAGGTAAAGGGTGAACTGCCTCTTGAGGTGCAGGACCTCGAAGACGAAATGGCCGGCATGACCACGCGCATCGAGCATGTCAATGCCGAGATCGAAGAGCTCAACACGCTGACCAAACAGCGTAAACGCGAGGTCGATCAGGCGAAAATCATGATCGGCAACTACAAGGAGCAGCAGAACAACGTGCGTAACAACCGGGAATTCGATGCCATCTCCAAGGAGATCGAATACCAGGAACTGGAAATTGAACTGGCCGAAAAACGGTTGAAAGAGTACGCTGCGGGGATCAAGGGTAAGAAACTCCAGCTCGAAGAGGCCGAAAACCTCTCGAAAGAGCGTGCTGCGGACCTCGCCGCCAAGAAGGCCGAACTCGACGGAATCGAGGCCGAAACGGCTCCCCAGGTCGCCGAGTACGAGGCGCAGCGTGAGCGCGTGCTGGCCAAGATCGACGAGCGCCTGCTGTCCGCTTACGACCGGATCCGGCGCAATGTCCGCAACGGTTTGGCCGTTGTGACCGTCAAGCGCGATGCCTGCGGCGGCTGCTTCAACCGCATCCCGCCCCAGCGCCAGGTCGATATTCGTCAGGGCAAGAAGATCATTGTCTGCGAGTATTGCGGCCGCATTCTGGTGGCCGATCCCGAGGCCGCCCAGGAGTAA
- a CDS encoding RnfABCDGE type electron transport complex subunit G, whose translation MKSTLVNMTSVLFGITLIASAGVGVVNMITEEPIALAKEAATKAALMEVLPAFETTEEQTLTIDEMPITVYTASNGGEVAGYAVQTMTKQGFNGVIRLMVGFTPDGEVVNVNVLEQAETPGLGTKMADEGNVLLGSIQGQKLENKKLVDGKLAVKKDGGDVDALTAATISSRAYVDAVNRAWMAYRSVAEGVAVTDTASGATNTAAAQTNEPEAQEGGQNE comes from the coding sequence ATGAAAAGTACACTTGTCAACATGACCTCCGTCCTCTTCGGCATCACGCTCATCGCGTCGGCCGGAGTCGGCGTTGTCAACATGATCACCGAAGAGCCGATCGCCCTGGCCAAGGAGGCCGCCACGAAGGCCGCACTTATGGAGGTCCTCCCGGCATTCGAGACGACCGAGGAGCAGACCCTGACGATCGACGAAATGCCCATCACGGTCTACACCGCCTCGAACGGCGGCGAGGTCGCCGGATATGCCGTGCAGACCATGACCAAGCAGGGCTTCAACGGCGTGATCCGTCTGATGGTCGGGTTTACGCCCGACGGCGAGGTCGTCAACGTCAACGTCCTCGAACAGGCCGAAACCCCCGGTCTGGGGACCAAGATGGCCGACGAAGGCAATGTCCTGCTGGGCAGCATCCAGGGCCAGAAACTCGAAAACAAGAAACTCGTCGACGGAAAACTCGCCGTGAAGAAGGACGGCGGCGATGTCGATGCACTCACCGCGGCAACGATCTCCTCGCGGGCCTATGTCGATGCCGTAAATCGCGCCTGGATGGCTTACAGAAGCGTCGCCGAGGGCGTGGCCGTCACCGATACCGCATCCGGTGCCACCAATACCGCTGCTGCACAAACCAACGAGCCGGAAGCTCAGGAAGGAGGGCAAAATGAATAA